The ANME-2 cluster archaeon genome includes a window with the following:
- a CDS encoding type II toxin-antitoxin system RelE/ParE family toxin has protein sequence MTFDVLVLPDLFKNLPPTFRDNIKVAIKELNDPFPGTGKGEKKEIKGANDVAYRLRVGRFRIFYRIDKEKRTVYIFDILTAEQAHKKYGRL, from the coding sequence ATGACCTTTGATGTATTGGTTCTTCCAGACCTTTTTAAGAACCTTCCGCCTACTTTTAGGGATAACATTAAGGTAGCAATTAAAGAGTTGAATGACCCTTTCCCAGGCACTGGAAAAGGTGAGAAAAAAGAAATAAAAGGTGCCAATGATGTTGCATATCGTTTAAGAGTAGGACGTTTTCGTATCTTCTATCGAATCGATAAGGAAAAACGCACCGTTTACATATTTGACATTCTTACAGCAGAACAGGCACATAAAAAATATGGCCGGTTGTGA